DNA from Antennarius striatus isolate MH-2024 chromosome 1, ASM4005453v1, whole genome shotgun sequence:
ctgcactgtaaggcgcactggactataagccacaccttcaatgaatggcttaaTAAGTGAGTATTACCATGTCCAGCTTCCCTCTGTTTTGGAACATGCTGGAGATCGCCACGCTGGTGAGAACACAAGAGGCCAACGCGAGGTAAGTGTTGATGGCTGCTCTGTGCTGGCCGTCCCCGTGGTCTGTGATAGCCGAGTTGAAACTGGGCCAAAACATCCACAAGAACAGCGTACCTATGTGAAGAGAGAAAGGCAAACAAGATGAGCAAATTCAAACTCCAATAAAATTTAACCGACAAGAGAAATAGTTGAATATGtttctgaaatgtaaataaaaccaTAGAccgggataaaaaaaaaacagtctgacACTTACCAATCATTGCAAATACATCAGAGTGGTAGACAGACGCACCGAGGCGTTTGCTTAGATGCAGGTTTGGCCTGTAGAGGACCCATGAGATAGCCAGACCATAATACCCTCCAAAAGCATGAATGACCATAGAGCCGCCAGCATCTCTGCACTGTGGAAAAGAGCAGCACAAAATAAGTCATTGCATTGCTTGAAGGAGGATTTTGATTCATTGCAAAATCATGAAGTCCATTGTTTAGTGATTGTATGTGTTCAGACTCACATGGAGGAGACTTAGGATGATGTATTCTTCTACAGCAAACAGTGTGACACCAAATAATGTGACCACCAATAGTTGGACAGGGCTAACTTTTCCAAGGAGGGCGCCGTAGGCAATCAGAGAACCAGCACAGCAAAAGTCGGCGTTAATCAGACTGTGAagggcaaggaaaagaagaatgagaATATAAAAGGGGGAagaattttgaatttaattacataataacaataaataaataaaaatattgtgttgGTAAGTGTGGGGGGAAGAGAAGTGGGAGGGTGTCAACAGGGTAATGATGTTTTAACTGGTCAAACTTGACTGACTAGATCTTTATTACTTTGTCGCAAGGAATTCAAGAGATTGAAAGATTTCATGTGGTGAAACAAAGAAGGTCATAAAAAAACATAACCTGGGAGAAATCTCAATACCCATCTTCAGAAGAAATTCTTTCTGACAGCTACCAGAATGGTTGCATTTTTTCAAGCtacataacatttttttgtttgttttcagcccCACCagcattttttcaaaaatttttttgttctgttagtGATGGTTACCTCTCTACTCCGATGGTAATTTTCCCAGTTTCGAGGTTGAGGGAGTGGAACCAGCCTTGCATTAGAAGAGCCCACTGCAGACCAAAGGCAGCAATCAGGAAGTTGAATCCCACACCACCAAAACTGTAGCGTCTCAGAAAGGTCATCAGGAACCCAAATCCAACAAAGATCATGACGTGGACATCTTGAAAGCCTGGAGAGGGGCAAattggtttattttgtttggtATGTTACTTTTTCACAagtaaaaacacagtttttacTCTCTTAAATATTTAACTTAAGTTAACTATAATTTTGCACCTTCATAAATTATATTAGTTTGAAGAATCAACCACTTTCTATTCTCTGACAGCCATAGACAGACACCCAAGATAAAAAAACGGCAGtaaattttaatgacatttttaaaaaagtgtgctttcttaatgtCCCTTCGGAGATGAAACCAGtatattaaattgaattaaatttttttttaaaaagaagcaaaGAACCTGGTTCAAAACTCAATTAAACAttcagttattttaatttttttttaaaaataagacaaatgcATTTCAATAATTGACATAAATTCATCATCATTGGAAAAATATACAACAAGTGACTGAAAGGATCATGAAAATCATTTACAGGATGCATATTATTGTTGAACTTACTCGGATATCTGAAGTAGAAGTCGTTTTCTATGTCGCTGGAGAGATTGTGAGCAATTCGATATTCTTCCCAATGTGTATCCGACTCTTCATCATAGCGGATGAAAACACCAAAAAGCACAATCATAGCAATTTGCCAGACGAAGCAGACGGCCGGCAAACTGATACGAACGTTGGTGTTTTTTTGCCTGTTGAAAAAATCACAAcagttccccatgatgacgccTTTCAGCTGATGGTCTCTACCCCCTCCAAAGCAAAGAAGTCCTCCCTCTGCTGTGACTTTGAGCCACTTCTCCACTGGCTGATGTATATATGGGTATGGATTCTTGTGGGTGTGTCCCTCACTGAGGGTGGACTAGTATGATAACCCCTCCCATACTGGTCATCTCTAATCtgcacttcttcttttttttaagcctGATCAAACTACAGTTGGCAAGACTAATTACTGCATAACTGAGCGATGACACTCAGTCGTTGATGCCGTGAGTAATTTTGAATGGCATCAACTTTGTGATGTCGCAACTTCAAGTCGTAGTTCCAAGAAGTTGGTGTTACCAACCTGAGAAAAGCATGaacaaaaaatgtgattgtTCTTTCCCTGTTGATCAGGACAATCTACCTCCTGATAGATTAATGTCCTGATCAATAATCTAAGGCTTAAGAACTATTCAGTGTTGCATAACTCCACCAGGGTTTGCAAATTGAATTTTTGGGtgatattttttccttctttgttaTTGAACTTTATTAGATTGGTTACTGAGCATACATGAATGTCACTGAAATAAGTTTGATTGTCTTCTGTTGGTTCTTTCTGTATCAGGAAAATGTCTGTGTGGAGTATAGGACTATTTTAGCAAGCTTCTAACATAGTCTGTGTATAAATGATCTTTTCCAGGAAATGTAGCTTTGTATTGTCTTTCTAACTCAGTACTATCAACTCTGTCAAAGGCAAAAACAAATACTAATGAGTTGTTTACTATGTATGATGGTCACTGTTCTGAAATAAGGAgtgaacacatacacaaaaatgaGGAATAATATCAAACTAAATAATGAGCACTGCTCATGTGTCTTCCTTGTAGTTGTAAAAAGTAATGTCCCGTGTTCTTGTTGTTTGCCAAACTGAGTGACTGTCTGATGGAATGATTCCAATTCGAACCGTCATTGTTCTTCATTACTGTTGTCGACTGAAAGAgaaacatttttcctttttaaaatatacaacCTCATCACTACattatgtaataaaaatgaatcactAAGAGATTCTGAAgagaacatgttttttttttgtgtgtgtttctggactTTACATATTTAGCAAGGACATAGGAATAagtttaaaaggaaataaactCTTCATAGATACCTTGTGTAGGGTAGGTCAAAAGTTTTTAAGGAAGCAATTTCTGTTTTCATGACAAGCTGAATTATGttcttgtgctttttttcagatgttgaatGTTGATAAAAGCAGGTGAACATCATCATACGCTTAGATTGCATTGTCTTGTGTAAACTGATCATTTAAGATACAATACCAGCAACACACCCAGAGACAGAACATTATTATCTTATATTATATTATCTATGCACaactttatgtttattttaacaaactttattttgtttgtgttatttGAATGATATTTAATGAAGaagatataaaacaaaaacatgattctGACAAAGGgttattttaaacataaaaatttcctcttttGTCCATTCTCATTCGTTACTGCTTTTCTCATGTGACCCATTCTGTAAGTCCAGACCATCAAGTTGTAATTTAACATAAACACTGGTCACACCAGAATGGTAAGGCTGTCGCGACCAAACCCGTGAGTGGACTTTATGGTGTTTCTACTCATATGGAGAATAattagttacagtattttcaacattataaggcgcaccttccaTGAAGGGCCTATttcaaaacagtttttataTAAAAGACACActggcgcactgtcggtttttggaaaattaaaggcttttgggtgcgccttatactgcggaaaatactataattagaaaaaaatgaatatttttagagGAGAATTTTCCCAACCCATAAAGGACCACTTCATCCTGTATTTTTTGACAAACACTTAAAATGTCATCTAACAGAAAGAGCAGGATTAGTAATCTGAAAAGTAAGTAAAGCCATCAAACACATTTGGTGGAGTAGAAAAAGTATAAAGCAGGTCTTTGGAAGGTCCTGGAGTAGAAGTTTAAAGGTGCAAAAATCTTAAAAGTAGAGCGCAGTTCCAGTACTTACAGTTCAAATTAAGCTATACCAACCTAGTAAAGTTATAACAACCACAGGACTGTAAAAAAGAGGTCAGTGAAGAAGATTTGTGGAGATGGTTACACAATCTTAAGCACTTGGAAGCACCTGTCCCACCTAATCCCCCTGACCCATTAGAGTTTCTGCCCGGGGAGGAAATTCAAATTGataaacatcaacaaaaatgaatttatgcTTTATGTACAGCAGGAATTGATCACACcgtttgtgttttgttacatCATTCAGTAGGTTTTTGTAACCGACTGGTTGAGCTCGCTGACTTATGATCCAATCATCACACAGCGATGCTGCTGAGTTCACAGTCGATAAACTTGTCACGGTGCGACAGTATAGAGGTTTTAGATCTTATCTGTTGCAACCATTTTAGCAATGTTTTCTGACCTTTGGTGCGGTACGTCGTGTCTCAGCCACGCACAGCTCAAGAATGATATCCTGAAAGGGATCGTGAGCACCTGTCAATCTCAGGTAAGTGAGATACAGATCAATGCAcctaaaatattcaaaatgctACTTTATTGTCTTCGCTTTGGCATCATCTTTAAAAGGACGACAACTGATACTAGTAGAGTTTACAACATCCCCCACTTACAAGTTCAAAATATAGGAATTGAAGGACTATAAATCAGACGTAAAACACATTCACTTACATATTAATTTGCACTTAACTGCAAAAAATTCTAGGAATTCATTCTGTCTTGCATTATCAACATGATATTTGGGACACTTTGTCACaatcaacaacaaaacacagaagctGTTGTCAACCCCTTCTGGTATCTCAACACAACTCCAACCTGACCAGTATGACTGTGCACCTGTATAtgagcacaaaataaaaagagataTGCCAAGGAGATATGAACACGTCAGTCAGTCGGAAGAAAGAATGGCAGCACACTGAACGTGATCTCACACACAGATTAGCAGGAAACAGAAGTTTTGCATTGCATAGCTGCTTCGCCTCTCACATGGTTTCGCCATGTGAATAACAGAACTAGCATCTCGTTCCAGAAACGTCACACATCCTCGTGCTAATCAGTGAGCCTCACAGGTGACTGCAGCATTGGATAAATAAGAAAAGTTTGTAtatgttggggggtttttttgttagaTTTtcccatttgtttgttttaagtgTATGTTACTTTGGTGGTTATTTGCTTCTCTGTTGAACAAATATTAGAATTTTTCAAGAgaaagttgatttgatttgtcaCAAATCAAAAATAGATGTCTTCATTACAGCAGATGACACTTTTAGAGATTTGAGAACATCATCACGTGACCTCTGCCCTGAACAGCAACAACTTTAGTCCCCTATCGGAGTCCAGACGCTGTCGGTGGTGGCTGATTACTCTACCGAAACCCGCGAGGCCAACAAGTCGACAAAGTTGTGAAGGGATACTGAGAatcaaaacagaacaacaaaacatgacaaTGGCAGTATTTTACTCTCCTatctgacgatcacctggtctCTCAAATGAGAGCAGGATATTCAGGCATGAGAACAATGgagatctggatctggatgacATGGGCCaagagtgaaaataaaatgtccaaaaaCTGGATTTAATTCATTCTAATTAAAAAATTGTTCAAAAAATGAGaagatatttataaaatattaattttaggGGTTCACGCTAGTTCATACTTAGTCATACTGGGTTTTTTCATGGTGATTCTGAGTTGTCTTGAGCTGTAGGGTTGTGTTGTGTAGTTATGCAGCACACCTAATAACACACTGTTCTTTCACCAGGTGTTCCTAAAATCAGCAGGAGATTAAACTCAAATTCGATGCCAAGAACAACAGTTTTCCAGGCAGGGATCCAACGCTGCTCTCCTTGTCGGATCTCTTCTAACATtagatttgttgtttttgtttttttacttggacATCAGGTACTGCTTCAATAAATTTTGCCAGTTGTAAACTACAATAAAGAAATGTTATATTCAAATATCAACCCCACACCCTCTGTGATTACTGCTTTATTATGGTAGCAATTCAATACAGAACACTTCTTTGAcgttgaatttattttctttgtgtcttaATTTTGACTTATTACACCAAAGATgcaaagacttttattttgaagagctGCTTTTAAAGAAAGAGAATTATCAAACTTATAAAGCCAATTATATTTGTGACAGAAGCAGAgtaatttggtttttattttcaagataTGTTAAATTATCATTTATAAATAATGCTGATGACCATCTTGTAGCAGCTTGTTGCTTAAGTGATACAGTACGTTACTCTTGATCTCACTTGTGTTTTATGATGTTATATTCTTGTTATTTCATAAAGACAATTTTGTAATTTGATCAAGGGAAGTGCCctataaaaaattgttttacatCATACGTATAATTATCAATAACATGGCATTGCATCTTATAAgctaatagaaaataaataagatgaaaCAATTAGACAACAAACTCTGACTGAAATTTTGACATTTGTAATGAGCACAtactgtttttgtgtcttttcatcTGTCAAACCCATGAGGGTGATCAGACTGTTCAAATCTTTCATGTGCTGTTCCAGACCATAGTGATCAAGATGATAAATACATATCAGGTCATCAGACGGTTCGCTCATATGAAGTAAACATGAATCACATGACCAAACTACCAGTTTCCTTGTGAAACATTTGACTATGTAATATTCGTACTTGCATTTGTATTCGTACATTCAGAGTGTGCTGAATTTCCAAAATGCAGTAAAACTTAAATTGATGGTTCCTCTTGTTATTATTCAAAATggaaaatccattaaaaaattGCTGGGACTATTAGCGAAcacatattacatattttactgAGGGCTGAATTCATTTCCTCATCAActtaataataattagaaatTTTTTCTTAGATTTGcatcaattgaaaaaaaatctaaaatcatatttgttttattaaaaataaaatatttgggcTAGTTACTTTGCGCACATTGACATATTAGTAGTATATATCAAACTAGATTaaactatttttatatatatcaaCCCTAAAACgataaaaatgtgtataaatgCATGTCATGCTCTGTAGCTAAATCTACATCTACATATTACTTTTACTCATAGATCTTGGCACGTGGCACTTTTTCTAAAGAACCACGTGCAAAAATGTTGCTGTTTGACAAcatatttaaaagacaaaaagacaaacaaaaaaaactcctgATGTTTTAAGGTCTTaacttttttaaagaatttttaaaaatactataaaaacaaaaaaagatttattgaaGATATAAAGAGGTATACACCTCAGGTACATTCCACTTTACGTAAGTGGTTGAGATAAAACCTCACATTCTTTTCAAAGGCAGTGTTTAAGTCTATTCCTGAATACAatttttgcttcttcttctttttttgcattaaatgaGTTAAACTGCTAAATTGCATAAGTTAGCAAAATATCCAGGTAGAAATCATATTAACACTTTTTCCCCttggaatgaaataaatataagtgCACCAGAGGACATTCAGGTGTCACCTGAAAGCTACAGAACATGTTTGGCCAGTCGAATGCATTCAAGTAGTTAAGTAGTCAGAGTCAGATGCTATTAAAAAAGCACCACGCCTAACCCACCAGAGGTGCCTCTAAGAAAAAAGAGGAGTTGACTTTAAGGTTACataggtgtgtgtctgtgtgtgtgtgtgtgtgtgtgtgtgtgtgtgtgtgtgtgtgtgtgtgtgtgtgtctgtgtgtgtgtgtgtgtgtatgtgtgtatgtgtgtgtgtgtgtgtgtgtgtgtgtgtgtgtgtgtgtgtgtctgtgtgtctgtgtgtatgtgcatgcatgtgtgtgagtgtgtgtgtgtgtgtgtggggggggggtggaggggccCTGCAGTCATTGTCAGACCCAGAATGTGCTAATCGGTTTTCAGCAATGATGAAGAATTTAAGTCTGCATTATTTAATAGAAAGATGTTTGATGGACAACTTTGATTCAACATAATAAAGGCTACACTGGAgaaaagtatattaaaaaatattgaaatttcttttaaatataagaaatatattaatagAACCACATTTACATCAAGCAGgctgaaattaatatttaatatgtttgatttttgaccTATTTCATCACCAGTGCCTCAAAATAGAGTGTTTCTATATGATGGAGGAAACAGCTTAAAATGTATCGCCACGAAAATGCAGCATAAAAGTCAGACACAGGTTAAAAATTCATATTTGAAACCATAAAGCGTTTTTCTCCCAGCATTTACtatttcaacacaaacacataaaaaataattggtAAGGTGCTTCTTTTTCAACGTAGAGTTTACAAATATCTTTCTTTTAAAActtatggaaaaagaaaaaggtgttgaaacataaaacactgttaaaatgtgtttgaaattttTCAAAGCAGTGAAATTTGTTTACACAGAACGAGGAGAGTGAATTAACTAAAGGTGCCACGAGAAAGAAACTGACTCACTGAGGGAGCATTCACGGATTTCAAGTTGACATGATCACAGATGACAACCTTGTCACTTCCTCAGCCGTAAATCTTACTTTGTataatatcacacacacaacttatATTGATCATAACTTAAAACATTGGGCAACCGTCACACACATTCCATCCATGTCTGCGACTGGGTGGAGATGTGCTGATGATTGTCTCTGCAAGCAGTGAACTTTGTTGGGTGGAGGTTGAGTTCATGGCTGTGACGGCCATAATGGAAGTAAACTGGGAATAGGGGATCAGGACCAGTTTATGATGGACTGCATTTAACTGTAACCTTGAAATCGAaagaaagttcttttttttttcttttttttagattaagctttattttaacaaatgtaGTTCAATCACAGTTAGTTCCTTTGCAAAAAACAAGGTTCTCATCATGTAAGTCACAGCTGCCACTGCTTTCTTgattaaattttcatttaaatcagtCAATTTGAAATCTTACAGCAGgtgaaatgtgttgtttatgAAAAGAAGGAGTGAATTATAGGGTTCTAAAAACAGAAGCTCTTCTAATGAACCGTGTCCATatggcaaacaaaaaaattccatgCGAAGGTTTCAATTACTGTACAGCTTGTCTATAGATCAGAGATATCCATCAGTTCAGTGTAACCTTGTAAAACCACACACCCACGCTGCCATCATGAAGCAGTCACATGTTAAGATAAGTTAGTGTCACTCAACAATGT
Protein-coding regions in this window:
- the LOC137592677 gene encoding ammonium transporter Rh type C 2, producing MGNCCDFFNRQKNTNVRISLPAVCFVWQIAMIVLFGVFIRYDEESDTHWEEYRIAHNLSSDIENDFYFRYPSFQDVHVMIFVGFGFLMTFLRRYSFGGVGFNFLIAAFGLQWALLMQGWFHSLNLETGKITIGVESLINADFCCAGSLIAYGALLGKVSPVQLLVVTLFGVTLFAVEEYIILSLLHCRDAGGSMVIHAFGGYYGLAISWVLYRPNLHLSKRLGASVYHSDVFAMIGTLFLWMFWPSFNSAITDHGDGQHRAAINTYLALASCVLTSVAISSMFQNRGKLDMVHIQNATLAGGVAMGTAAEFLITPYGSLIVGFCCGIISTFGYVKVTPFLEKYLKLQDTCGVHNLHAVPGMLGGFIGAIVAAAASEEVYGREGLISVFDFEGDFADRTPGTQGGFQAAGTCVAIAFGLVGGAIVGFILRFPIWGDPADDNCYDDEVYWEVPEEEETIPPILEYNNHMIHKHQDISESNFSVEQS